taagacAAGTTCATTCACATAAAGACAAAATATTCTCAATAAATTCATAGTATATCCAATATAGGCATATCCAATATAGCAGTGAATTAATGAATAGCCTGTATCCAAGAAACGAAAAGATGATATCATATTAGAAAATACTATCAATTGGAAATCACTGTTACCAAAAATGGTGAAAAAGCATGTGATCGTGTGCAGAGGTAAAGAAAGAGCCTTAAAAATCCCTCAACACCAGTGCATGATagtaacttttagcaaacttacATTAGGAGAGAATTTCCGTCTTGTAAAATCTATAAATTGACATACTGAATGTGAAACATTACAAACATCCCAAATAGAGTCCAGAAGAATATACACCTGTATAATATAAACCCTACTGCTGACAATTGGATGAAAATACATCTATAGTCCACAACCATAATAATGCCAAGTAAATTAGAGGTAACAATAACAAAAGGAGATAATTGTGATAATAGAAtcacctattaaaaaaaaaacacaaaacaacgtaattggtacaaaaatatttaaatgtataaggaaattaagaaaatgtgtgtaCAAAAGATCACTATAGGTAAGTCAGGAGTATAGTCACACAAAATCAATAACTAATTATAACATGTAATGTGAAATATGCCTTTCACAACAGCaacaatatccaaaatatatctaacagaaaaccaaatagaaatGTACCTGTTCATTAAGGAGACAGCTATAAAAATTTACTGAAAGACTTAGGAAAAATAAGTCTCCAATAAAGCAGTATACTATGTTTATTTACTGTGGAGGAGATATTGTAAAGATGTTGATTCTCCTTAAAATGTTTACAGATTCACTGCCTTAGCCATAGCTGTGAAGATGACAACCAAACCTGGGCGGTTCTTTCCCATGACCAAACTCAACCATACAGAAgttaaaggaagaattaaaaaaaaaaaaaaaggcaatattaacaacagcaaacaaaaatGAGATCCCTGAGAGACGGTCAGTTTATATTGAACAAGAACTGGTGTGTTTATATTGAACAAGAACTGGTGTGTGGGCAGCTAGGGGCATGCACTGAAGTAGAGACAGGTCTGTAGCCTACAATAGAGGCAGATAACGGAATTGGCTAGAGAAAAAGCTTTAAAACTTTGGTCTTTGCTTCCTTCGCTGTGCCATTGCacaatgcatctttttttttttttttttttctgcttatctaAAGGAAATTCAGTCAGGAACTCAGACCCTATGTGCCAGTTCCATGGGGTAATATTGGGACAGCAAAAACTTCTGGGTAGGCTGAAGAAGTATGAATCCAGACACTATGCTAATAACCACCTGAAACTTCTTTAGTGGAAGCGGACTGGCCTTTAAATtcgtattattttaatataatataaagaatGGACTAAATTAGGAtagcaaagattgcagtgagtcacACAAGATAATGGTAGAAATTCACTCATGAAAGTGTTGAATACAGACACTGATGTCAGCCAAGAGAGAAGTCCCAGACATAGTTGTCAGGCTAAGTAGTCCTCTCACTTTCTCCTTATGAATTTTACAGGATCTAGTCAGAGGAAGGGGATGAATTTACAtcagaaaatggagaaaactgagacactgCCAGCAGTCAATGTGAGGACCCTGAGTGAGGACTGAGGGGCTCCACATATCAGAAGAGACAAGAGTGCCCCCCAAATCTCCCTTCATTCCCTGATCTTGCATCACAACTTAATAGCTGCAGCCAGGTTTAGGAGGCCCCAGGCAGTAGTGGCCAGGTGAGGTGTAACTGAATTTCACATGAGGAGTCTCAGGAAGTTGAAGTCTAGTCTGAGAGGGTGTCCTCAAGTCACTAGAGGGGGCATGGCAAGAATGAAGCGACCACACTGAGTAAGGGATGAGGGCAAAGTTCATTACAAAAAGGGGGTCCCACAGAGCCCCACCCCTACCATCAGTCTTGGAAGGTCCCGGCATGGCTTCTGGGCTCAGGCTGCACCTTACTTCCTATTCTGAACTCTCAGGGAATGAGAGCCTCTATCTCAGGTTGACTGATTCGGCTCAACAGATAGAGAAGTCCAAGGGTCCACGAAAAGCCCCTGAAAGAACTTTATGTGACTTCCCTGGAATCTGCTGCACCCACAGAACACAAGGGGGAGTGACAGAGCCCCGCAGCTGCTGTTACGCTGGGAGGGCCAGGTGGGCGTGGCCGGAAGTGGTTCCTCCCGACTTCCACCTAGAAAGGGGTCTGAGCAGGACGCCTCAGTCTGAAAAGTGCTGTGTCACGTCAGCGGAAGGAGGTGTCCCAGATCTTCTCAGCTGTCTTGGTGGGTATCCTGACCTAGAACTGGGGGGGCATTCCCCAACTTCAACCCCCTTCCCCCTAAAAATGGCGGCTCCACAGAGCCCTGCTCCAACCTGCCCGAGCTGGTCCCGGAGGAGTCCCCAAGCATGGCTGTTAGGCCCAAAGTCCATTCATTTTTTCCATCATGTTGTAGAACATGAAGGCCTCGGTCCAAGGCTGGTGGACGTAGGTCAGTAGAGGGAGAAATCTCAGGCCCTACATAGTTAAGAGGACCCTCCTTAGGATTGAGGGAACTCCATGTACCATAACGGGTTTCACCGAACTCTGCCCTTGACGTTAGCCTGGGGGTCTGGGCAGGTCTCTAGAGACTGAGATGCATTCTAACTTTGTCCCTGTGAAAGTCAGAGAGGTAGGCCCCTGGTTGTAAGGAGATGGCAGCAGGTCAGTGAGGGCGATTTCCAGGTTGTGGGAAGAGTCAGGGTGAGGAGTCTAATTACCGTGAGGACCGTTCTCACTATAACAGGAAGAGCACTAAAATGCCTCCGCTGTTGTCAGCCCTAGGCGGTCTGCGTGTCCCCGGAGTGAAGTGTTGGGCAGAAGTGCTTCCTTATTTCCTGCTGGTTAGTATTGTAAAAATTCCTAGTGTCAATTTCAGAGCGGCACAGGGAAATGGGCCTCTGGGTCTTGTCAACAATTTTAATGATGATCCTGAATGTAAACAGAGAGGATCCGACCCCTGAACAGGTCATCCACTGCCAGCCGGTGCTGTCACCTCAATAAGCCCCAAAATGGGCTGTCATTCTAGAGCCTAATACTCTAACTTCCTCCTGAGTTTGAAGGAGACAAACTGACCAGGAGAACAGGAGTCCTGTGTGTTCCTAGAGCAGTTGTTTTGCAGAAACCTGCAGAAGGGGCGCTAGTTAAAGCCAAGATGGTCACTCTCAGCCGAAGGTATTGACGTGACATCACTCTCTCCCATCCAGGTACCAGCCTTCCCAGTCTTCTTACCCACACTCAGCCATAATGCCTCGGGGTCAGAAGAGTAAGCTCCGTGCCCGTGAGAAACGCCAGGAGACCCATGGTCAGCCACAGGGTCTCACAGGTCCCCAGGCCACTGCAGAGAAGCAAGAAGAGTCCCactcttcctcatcctcttctCACGATTGTCTGGGGACTCGTCGTAGGTCTTCTGATGCCTCCGTTCCTCAGGAGTCTCAGGGAGTGTCACCCACTGGCTCTCCTGATGCAGGTATTTCATGCTCAAAATCTGATGTGGCTGCCAAGGGCCAAGATGAGAAAAGTGCAAGCACCTCCCTTGAAGCCTCCATTCCCCAGGAGTCTCGGGGAGCTTCACCCACTGGCTCTCCTGATGCAGGTGTTTCATGCTCAAAATCTGATGTGGCTGTCAAGGGTCAAGATGAGAAAACTCTGAGCACCTCCCCTGATGCCTCCATTTCTCAGGAGTCTCAGGGAGCTTCACCCACTGGCTTTCCTGATGCAGGTGTTTCAGGCTCAAAATATGATGTGGCTGCCAAGGGTCAAGATGAGGAAAGTGTAAGAGCCTCACAGAAAGCCATCATTTTTAAGCGCTTAAGCCAAGATCCTCTAAAGAGGAAGGCGTGCGCATTGGTGCAATTGCTGCAGGAGAAGTTTGAGAAGAAAGAGTCCATTTTGAAGGCAGACATGCTGAGGCGTGTTGGCAAACGTTACAAGCACTACTTCCCTGAGATCCTCAACAGAACCTCCGAACGTTTGGCGGTGGCCTTTGGCGTTGAATTGAAAGAAATGGATTCCAGCGGCGAGTCCTACACCCTTGTTAGCAAGCTGGGTCTCTCCAGTGAAGGAATTCTGAATGATGCTAAGGGGCTGCAGAAGTCGGGTCTCCTGATGTCGGTCCTGAGTGTGATCTTCATGAAAGGCAACCGTGCCACTGAAGAGGAGGTCTGGGAGTTCCTGAGTTATTTGGGGATCTATGCTGGGATGACACACCCAATCTATGGGGATCCCCAGAAGCTCATTACTGAAGATTTGGTGCAAGATAAGTACGTGGTTTACCGGCAGGTGTGCAACAGTGATCCTCCACGCTATGAGTTCCTGTGGGGTCCACGAGCCCATGCTGAAACCACCAAGATGAAAGTCCTGCGTGTTTTGGCCAAGAGCAATAACACCAGCCCTGGTTTACACCCACATCTGTATGCAGACGCTTTGATGGATGAGGTAGAGAGAGCATTGAGATTGAGAGCTTAAGGCAGAACTGGCACTATTCCCTTGGCCAGGGCACCTTATGGGGCCACATCCTACAGATCCTCCCATTTCTAGGGAGGTCTGAAGTAGAATTTTCGCTTTATGTTAGAAGAGAGTAATGAGCCTTCTAAGTACTGCAGTATAGTAGAGGCTGGAGGGAACAAGAtatatctctttcttttgtcttgttATACATGAGTAACTTGtagatttatgttttatttctttgtcaattTTCAAGATTGTTTCTGTTAAGTGAAGGTTTATTTTGCTTCAGATTATACAGTTATCAAAAACATAGCTCTCACATTCATGGCTATTTAACCAATTTGAAAGTTACGGTTTGggtattaataaaacaaaatcacacaACATATTTTCATTGTAATTCAGAACTAGATAACATGGTAATAGAAAATGGATTTTGATATGAATTTTAAGAACTCCACAGTAAAAAAGTTGACATCATAATATGacgagaaagaaaaggaaaaacagaaatgtaaaagtTGTTTAATTCTTGGTTTGCCTAattccttttcctatttcttttagtATAAATAAAGGATACCTGGATTTATTTAGGTTATTAAGACTGCCGTTTGTTTTGTTCTAGTGCACTTTATATTCTATGTTATCTACTGCATCAAAAAGCCTTTCTGATTGCAGGGTGGTATTTTCTGGGTTTAAAATCATCACATGAAATGCAGTGATCAATATAAGCCAGAATGAGTTCACTAAAAACCTTCTTGAAAAAAGGCGGCTACATTCAAAGAACTTGCATAGGCTTAAATTGtcccaaatattttcaagatgtggtaattttgtttcttaatatatccttaggaaaattaaaaattaataatttatataaaaacacatactaTAGTAACTGTCATTTATGACAGACTCAGCATTTCCTACTTAATATGCCATATTTTTTATGGACAGTATTTATACCCCAAAATTCCTACAAGATGGGGTTTAGCAGACTCacttcaaaatgaataaattgcaCATTTCTAAAAGCTCACAAGCTTGTAattgacagagctgggattagatCTCTGGTCTGGATTCATCTAGAGCACACATTTTCCAGTCCTTTCAGCCTGAGCCAgactttgtgtcttttaattcatttttcttctcactgCCCAAAATGCTTATCAGAGCATTAAAAGGACACCGTACCCAAAGCACTTCTTTGGAATATACAACTAGAGAAATCATAATGCTGAATAAATGAGTAGTATGaattgctaaaagaaaaaataatacacagtGACAGTATGATCATCTGGATATGCAACATCAGATAACCCAATAAGATCAGGAGCTCCCCAAATCATCCTGCTCTGCCCTTTCCCCAtagaaattaaatatcctcaaagCAAAGTACATAACAGGCTAAGTCTGGCTGGCAAAGCAAAGAATAGATCAGTGTGCTTTTTTCACTGACAGCCCACCACCTGTCTGGGGCCTCCTGCCTTGTGGTACAGCTTCCCTGTCTCGTACAGAACCTGGGACAGGGAGCCATTGTCTGCAAGGTTTGCAGTAAGGAACCTGCTCAATTGTTTGCAGGTGTGTGACATTTCCCAGCAGGCTTAAACAGAAACGAGGCATGATGAGAAGCCCCATAAATGAGGATTCTGGAGATCACTGCCTCAGAATATCTGGGTCACTGAGAGACCAGGCCCTGCCTACTCTCAGATCTAGAAGGCCCAAGCTATAGCAGCAAGCTAAAATTTCTCTATTTATTCAAGTTCTCAGGTACATAAGAGTCCTGGTCTAAGGGTGGTGTGCTCTGGTTATTGGGAGGAGGATCTCAGCCTCTGAAAACTATCAAGAAGAGGACTCTGAATGAGAAATGAGGAATGATCCACCCAGAACAGTAGGGGCTCTTAAAGCTTTATCTTGCTTTCTGCCTTGGGTGGCCATAGGCAGGGCTATCTGGTTGAGgctcctcctcattttctctagGGCTTCTACTGGTGCCCCAGGGAGATAAAGGCTTTGATCTCATGGCAGTAGCTCCGATTCTGCCCATGAAGGAGATCCTCACGAGCCTGGATTAGATTTAAGGTGAGGACACTGGGGTAGCCAAGGAGTAGCACCCTGACTTCCCCCTCTGGTTTCTCAGTAAAGGAAAAGCTTTGGCTTGAGGCTGGCAGACTCAGC
The sequence above is drawn from the Theropithecus gelada isolate Dixy chromosome X, Tgel_1.0, whole genome shotgun sequence genome and encodes:
- the LOC112616265 gene encoding melanoma-associated antigen B6-like — translated: MPRGQKSKLRAREKRQETHGQPQGLTGPQATAEKQEESHSSSSSSHDCLGTRRRSSDASVPQESQGVSPTGSPDAGISCSKSDVAAKGQDEKSASTSLEASIPQESRGASPTGSPDAGVSCSKSDVAVKGQDEKTLSTSPDASISQESQGASPTGFPDAGVSGSKYDVAAKGQDEESVRASQKAIIFKRLSQDPLKRKACALVQLLQEKFEKKESILKADMLRRVGKRYKHYFPEILNRTSERLAVAFGVELKEMDSSGESYTLVSKLGLSSEGILNDAKGLQKSGLLMSVLSVIFMKGNRATEEEVWEFLSYLGIYAGMTHPIYGDPQKLITEDLVQDKYVVYRQVCNSDPPRYEFLWGPRAHAETTKMKVLRVLAKSNNTSPGLHPHLYADALMDEVERALRLRA